The following is a genomic window from Bacillus sp. FJAT-52991.
CATTTCCGGTTCAATCATCCAAAACTCAATTAAATGACGGCGCGTTTTCGATTTCTCTGCGCGAAACGTAGGGCCGAAAGAAAAGACCTTTCCAAGAGCCATAGCTGCTGCTTCCATATACAACTGACCGCTTTGAGACAAATAAGCATCCTCATCAAAGTAGCGAGTATGGAACAACTCAGATGTTCCTTCAGGCGCACTTCCCGTTAAGATTGGAGGGTCCACTTTCGTAAATCCATTCTCGTTAAAAAACTCATACGTCGCACGAATAATTTCATTACGAATTTTCATCACTGCATGTTGACGGCGAGAACGTAACCATAAATGGCGATGATCCATTAAAAACTCTGTTCCATGTTCTTTCGGTGTAATCGGATAATCCACTGCTTCTGAAATGACTTGAAGTCCAGTGACTGTTAACTCATACCCAAAAGGTGAGCGGCTATCTTCTTGCACAATGCCCGTCACATATAAGGAAGATTCTTGTGTTAATGATTTCGCTTGTTGAAATAGTTCTTCTCCTACTTCACTCTTCACAACTACCCCTTGAATAAAGCCCGTTCCATCACGAAGCTGTAAAAAAGCAATTTTTCCACTTGAACGTTTATTCGCCAGCCAAGTGCCAATCGTTACTTCTTGACCAACAAATTTGCCCACTTCTGCAATTGTCATTTTCATATGAGTTATTCCCTCCAAAAACTTTCCTCTACTAATCGTTTAATATTATACCTGTCTTTTGCAAATAAGTGCAAGAAAGGAACAGAGCAAAAAAGCATCTTGACGACCGTCAAGATGCCAAAAAGCTATTTTATTTGTTTACATATGTTCTTTTACATAAGTCGCCATGCGTTCAACTGCCGCTTC
Proteins encoded in this region:
- the asnS gene encoding asparagine--tRNA ligase: MKMTIAEVGKFVGQEVTIGTWLANKRSSGKIAFLQLRDGTGFIQGVVVKSEVGEELFQQAKSLTQESSLYVTGIVQEDSRSPFGYELTVTGLQVISEAVDYPITPKEHGTEFLMDHRHLWLRSRRQHAVMKIRNEIIRATYEFFNENGFTKVDPPILTGSAPEGTSELFHTRYFDEDAYLSQSGQLYMEAAAMALGKVFSFGPTFRAEKSKTRRHLIEFWMIEPEMAFCEFEENLQVQEQYVSHVVQSVLKNCRLELDRLGRDTSKLEKIKAPFPRITYDEAIKFLHEKGFTDIQWGDDFGAPHETAIAESYDKPVFITHYPTTLKPFYMQPAKDREEVVLCADLIAPEGYGEIIGGSERIHDLNLLSERIKEHQLDPEAYKWYAELRQYGSVPHSGFGLGLERTVAWISGVEHVRETIPFPRLLNRLYP